A window from Mya arenaria isolate MELC-2E11 chromosome 9, ASM2691426v1 encodes these proteins:
- the LOC128203124 gene encoding lipoxygenase homology domain-containing protein 1-like yields the protein METMLRMIGCSCTVTVKTSEGKRTATTGKVQITMYGTSGHTAALLLSSLDPGTLAFTSGAKSEFHISTGQVCRVTKIRLECDNSGSKPDWRLDYV from the exons ATGGAGACGATGCTGAGAATGATTG GTTGCTCATGTACGGTGACTGTGAAGACTAGCGAGGGTAAAAGGACGGCCACCACAGGGAAGGTTCAAATCACCATGTATGGCACCAGTGGCCACACTGCAGCCCTCCTCCTCTCATCTTTAGACCCTGGGACTCTGGCATTCACTTCCGGGGCCAAGTCTGAGTTCCATATCAGCACCGGGCAGGTTTGCCGAGTAACCAAGATCCGACTAGAATGTGACAACTCTGGCTCTAAACCTGACTGGAGGCTTGattatgtatga